One segment of Trichlorobacter ammonificans DNA contains the following:
- a CDS encoding DUF3793 family protein, with protein sequence MNTANLHPNSPVRHTARHQVASRFSDPLDCLTAHLVLECSEALAGIKPASLVSLVNRQRSCGRNLYHLWQQHSHELSAALPMLRFRVLQSSERALLLFCYHPEQLAAHLSHPGIRALLVKAGYDGAGDSSDLLEELNRRIAGHGSFPHEIGLFIGYPAKDVAAFMGLVKLPFTCQGPWKIFGNPEKSLCLAGSFRRTRRMVGTLLEQCATPCECIDRLNCLKNRFSGPTNDKKFHCHNQEVHV encoded by the coding sequence ATGAACACAGCAAACCTTCACCCCAATAGCCCTGTGCGACACACTGCACGACACCAGGTAGCGTCGCGCTTCTCCGATCCGCTCGACTGCCTGACGGCTCATCTGGTGCTGGAATGCTCGGAAGCCCTTGCCGGCATCAAACCGGCAAGCCTCGTCTCCCTAGTGAACCGGCAGCGCTCCTGCGGACGAAACCTGTATCACCTCTGGCAGCAGCACAGCCATGAGCTTTCCGCGGCACTGCCCATGCTCCGTTTCCGGGTGCTGCAGTCAAGCGAACGGGCGCTGCTGCTTTTCTGCTATCACCCGGAACAGCTGGCTGCTCACCTCTCCCATCCCGGCATCAGGGCGTTGCTCGTGAAGGCAGGATATGACGGCGCAGGTGACAGCAGCGACCTGCTTGAGGAGCTGAACCGACGGATTGCGGGCCACGGCTCCTTCCCCCATGAGATCGGACTGTTCATCGGCTACCCGGCAAAAGACGTGGCCGCATTCATGGGGCTGGTGAAACTTCCCTTCACCTGCCAGGGGCCCTGGAAAATCTTCGGCAACCCTGAAAAAAGCCTCTGCCTTGCCGGTTCGTTTCGGCGGACACGCAGGATGGTAGGGACGCTTCTTGAACAGTGCGCAACACCCTGCGAGTGCATCGATCGACTCAACTGCCTCAAGAATCGATTTTCCGGCCCCACTAATGATAAAAAATTTCATTGCCACAATCAGGAGGTTCATGTATGA
- a CDS encoding Fur family transcriptional regulator gives MPTTSRKRLAHQMEQFTLACRGAGLKITHQRTLIFRELLQHPDHPSAETIHKRITREVPSISLDTVYRTLATLEQHGLVNRIQTAESQARFEAVIGPHHHLICSLCKAVLDIEWPEFDRIELPETARTWGAIETKNAVMYGTCNRCAST, from the coding sequence ATGCCAACCACATCACGTAAACGGCTAGCCCACCAGATGGAGCAGTTCACCCTCGCCTGCCGTGGAGCAGGCTTGAAAATAACGCACCAGCGGACCTTGATTTTTCGTGAGCTGCTGCAGCACCCCGACCACCCCTCGGCTGAAACGATTCACAAGCGGATCACGCGGGAGGTGCCCTCGATTTCGCTCGACACCGTGTACCGAACCCTGGCAACCCTGGAACAGCACGGCCTGGTCAATCGCATTCAGACCGCAGAGAGCCAGGCTCGTTTTGAAGCGGTCATCGGCCCCCACCATCACCTGATCTGCTCCTTGTGCAAGGCGGTCCTGGATATCGAATGGCCCGAATTCGACCGGATCGAGCTTCCCGAAACGGCCCGCACCTGGGGAGCCATCGAGACCAAAAATGCCGTCATGTACGGCACCTGCAACCGCTGCGCCTCCACCTAA